Proteins encoded together in one Armatimonadota bacterium window:
- a CDS encoding cupredoxin domain-containing protein gives MKRQITIIVLGGIAALSIYAFTAPSPQGCGNHGGAMQHEEHQAQKPSKAKIVKGVQVATIKVDSGKYSPSSIAVVRDKPVELTFKLGRKPGCASELVIEDLKFRETIDPKKGTIVKFTPSKEGAIKFACGMGMQSGTIIVQ, from the coding sequence CCCTCTCGATCTATGCCTTCACTGCACCGTCACCCCAAGGCTGTGGCAATCACGGCGGCGCGATGCAACACGAGGAGCACCAAGCCCAGAAACCCTCGAAAGCAAAGATCGTCAAGGGCGTCCAGGTCGCAACGATCAAGGTGGATTCCGGCAAGTATTCCCCATCGTCGATCGCGGTCGTGAGGGACAAGCCGGTCGAGCTCACCTTCAAGTTGGGGCGCAAACCAGGATGCGCGAGCGAATTGGTCATCGAAGACCTCAAGTTCCGCGAGACGATCGACCCTAAGAAGGGGACCATTGTCAAGTTCACGCCAAGCAAGGAGGGCGCCATCAAGTTCGCTTGTGGCATGGGAATGCAGAGCGGCACGATCATCGTCCAGTGA